A genomic region of Rhodococcus pyridinivorans contains the following coding sequences:
- a CDS encoding acyl-CoA dehydrogenase, producing the protein MSIATTEEQRAVQASVQAWSRAVDAMSTIRRASDATWRDGWSSLAELGVFGVAVPEEAGGLGATTVDLAVMLEQAAYELAPGPILTTVVAALVFGRAGETVAKTTERLAEGEVPTALALDSAVTAEPAGDGVLLRGEAGPAVGAEAGVAVLVRVAGEGDPAVESWALVEADDPGLHIEPLETIDASRAVARVRLDDATVPVDRVATVPAGFVRDLTAGLAAAELAGLAGWALTTAVEYAKIREQFGKPIGSFQAVKHICAEMLCRTEKIRAVAWDAAVTVDAQPDELPIAAAAAAAIALDAAVQTAKDAIQVLGGIGFTWEHDAHFYLRRAVATRQVLGGSTAWRSRLTTLVRDGARRHLGIDLSDHEEKRARIRAEVEKIAAAPESERRVALAESGLLAPHWPPPYGRGAGAAEQLVVQEELAAAGIERPDLVIGWWAIPTVLAHGTLGQIERFVMPTLRGDVVWCQLFSEPGAGSDLASLRTSAEKADGGWVLRGQKVWTSLAQQADWAICLARTDRDVPKHKGITYFLVDMKSAGITISPLREITGDALFNEVFLDSVFVPDDCVVGNLGDGWKLARTTLANERVAMGGKSSLGPRIEELLELSTPGDPVAEDRIATQIGEATVGSLLDLRATLAQLEGQDPGAASSVRKLIGVRQRQDTAELAMDLAGEAGWVEGPLTREFLNTRCLTIAGGTEQILLTMAAERLLGLPRD; encoded by the coding sequence GTGAGTATCGCCACGACCGAGGAGCAGCGGGCCGTTCAGGCATCTGTCCAGGCCTGGTCACGTGCCGTAGACGCCATGTCGACGATACGTCGCGCAAGCGACGCGACGTGGCGCGACGGCTGGTCCTCCCTCGCAGAACTCGGAGTCTTCGGCGTCGCCGTCCCGGAGGAGGCGGGCGGCCTCGGCGCGACCACCGTGGACCTGGCCGTCATGCTCGAGCAGGCCGCCTACGAACTCGCACCGGGCCCGATCCTGACCACCGTCGTGGCCGCCCTCGTGTTCGGCCGTGCCGGTGAGACCGTCGCCAAGACGACGGAACGGCTCGCCGAGGGTGAGGTCCCCACCGCGCTCGCTCTCGACTCGGCCGTGACCGCGGAGCCGGCGGGTGACGGAGTCCTGCTGCGCGGTGAGGCCGGACCGGCCGTGGGTGCCGAAGCCGGGGTCGCCGTGCTCGTCCGTGTCGCGGGTGAAGGTGATCCGGCCGTCGAGAGCTGGGCGCTCGTCGAGGCCGATGATCCGGGTCTGCACATCGAACCGCTCGAGACCATCGACGCCTCCCGCGCGGTGGCCCGCGTCCGCCTCGACGACGCGACGGTCCCGGTCGATCGGGTCGCGACCGTCCCGGCCGGCTTCGTGCGCGACCTGACCGCCGGCCTCGCCGCCGCGGAGCTGGCCGGTCTCGCCGGCTGGGCGCTGACCACCGCCGTCGAGTACGCGAAGATCCGCGAACAGTTCGGAAAACCGATCGGTTCGTTCCAGGCCGTCAAACACATCTGCGCCGAAATGCTCTGCCGCACCGAGAAGATCCGGGCCGTGGCCTGGGATGCGGCGGTCACCGTCGACGCGCAGCCCGACGAACTGCCGATCGCGGCGGCGGCCGCCGCAGCGATCGCACTCGATGCCGCGGTGCAGACTGCCAAGGACGCGATCCAGGTGCTCGGCGGCATCGGGTTCACATGGGAACACGACGCACACTTCTATCTCCGCCGTGCGGTCGCCACCCGCCAGGTGCTCGGCGGTTCCACCGCGTGGCGCTCGCGGCTGACGACCCTGGTCCGCGACGGCGCGCGCCGTCATCTCGGTATCGACCTGTCCGATCACGAGGAGAAACGCGCGCGGATCCGTGCGGAGGTCGAGAAGATCGCCGCCGCACCCGAATCCGAGCGCCGTGTCGCCCTCGCCGAGTCGGGCCTGCTCGCGCCGCACTGGCCGCCGCCCTACGGTCGCGGAGCCGGCGCCGCCGAACAGCTCGTCGTTCAGGAGGAGCTCGCCGCCGCCGGCATCGAACGTCCCGACCTCGTGATCGGCTGGTGGGCGATTCCGACCGTCCTCGCACACGGAACACTCGGGCAGATCGAGCGTTTCGTGATGCCCACCCTGCGCGGCGACGTGGTCTGGTGTCAGCTGTTCTCCGAACCCGGCGCCGGCTCGGACCTCGCGTCGCTGCGCACGAGTGCCGAGAAGGCCGACGGCGGATGGGTGCTGCGCGGACAGAAGGTGTGGACCTCGCTCGCACAGCAGGCGGACTGGGCGATCTGTCTCGCCCGCACCGACCGCGACGTCCCCAAGCACAAGGGCATCACCTACTTCCTCGTCGACATGAAGTCGGCGGGCATCACGATCTCGCCGCTGCGCGAGATCACCGGCGACGCGTTGTTCAACGAGGTCTTCCTCGATTCGGTCTTCGTGCCGGACGACTGCGTGGTGGGCAATCTCGGCGACGGCTGGAAGCTGGCCCGCACGACCCTCGCCAACGAACGCGTCGCAATGGGGGGCAAATCGTCGCTGGGGCCGCGCATCGAGGAACTGCTCGAACTGTCGACCCCCGGCGATCCCGTCGCCGAGGACCGCATCGCGACGCAGATCGGGGAGGCGACGGTCGGTTCGCTCCTCGATCTGCGGGCGACCCTCGCGCAGCTCGAAGGGCAGGATCCGGGCGCCGCGTCCAGCGTCCGCAAGCTCATCGGTGTGCGGCAGCGGCAGGACACCGCCGAGCTCGCCATGGATCTCGCGGGCGAGGCCGGCTGGGTGGAAGGTCCGCTCACCCGGGAGTTCCTCAACACCCGGTGCCTGACGATCGCCGGCGGAACCGAGCAGATCCTGCTCACCATGGCGGCCGAGCGACTCCTGGGCCTGCCGCGCGATTGA
- the kstR gene encoding cholesterol catabolism transcriptional regulator KstR produces MATPSRSRANGHGTLTALTEDDLSSNAQKERRKRILDATLALASKGGYEAVQMRAVAERADVAVGTLYRYFPSKVHLLVSALGREFARIEGKGRIPPGHSPLERMHLILGLITKAMQRDPLLTEAMTRAFMFADASAAAEVDQVGTLMDRLFARAMNDGEPTEEELAIARVISDVWLSNLVAWLTRRSSATDVARRLELTVELLLGDGSRVPKTVASEA; encoded by the coding sequence ATGGCCACCCCGTCCCGCTCCCGTGCCAACGGACACGGAACTCTGACCGCCCTCACCGAGGACGATCTCAGTTCCAATGCCCAGAAGGAACGGCGCAAGCGGATTCTCGACGCCACCCTGGCGCTCGCGTCGAAGGGTGGTTACGAGGCCGTGCAGATGCGGGCGGTGGCAGAACGCGCGGACGTCGCGGTCGGCACCCTCTACCGATACTTCCCGTCCAAGGTCCACCTGCTGGTCTCCGCCCTCGGCCGTGAATTCGCCCGCATCGAAGGCAAGGGCCGGATCCCACCCGGCCACAGCCCCCTCGAGCGCATGCACCTCATCCTGGGCCTGATCACCAAGGCCATGCAGCGCGATCCCCTGCTCACCGAGGCCATGACACGGGCGTTCATGTTCGCCGACGCTTCCGCCGCCGCCGAGGTCGACCAGGTGGGCACCCTCATGGACCGACTGTTCGCACGGGCCATGAACGACGGCGAGCCCACCGAGGAAGAACTCGCCATCGCACGCGTCATCAGCGACGTGTGGCTGTCGAATCTCGTCGCCTGGCTCACGCGCCGTTCGTCGGCCACCGATGTCGCCCGCCGGCTCGAACTGACGGTGGAGCTGCTGCTCGGCGACGGCTCGCGCGTGCCGAAGACGGTCGCGTCGGAAGCCTGA
- a CDS encoding acyl-CoA dehydrogenase family protein — MDFARDETQEEIAGVAAGLLKRGLTDDALWAALADADLLSLALPERLGGSGLGLGEVATVLTEIGRGAAQTPALATLGLGVLPILALASEQQQDDLLAGVAEGAVLTAALGEPGRAFPEQPAATAVATDGGHAVTGSFVAVPYADRARVVLLPTDAGVVAVAPDAVGMTLRSSPTSTGSPEFSVRADGPVGVLLAESGTDAVAMLHRIALAAVAAFADGLLSGATELTAKHVSERHQFGKPLATFQAVAQQIADVYVTARTLHVAALSSVWRLAEGLDAADDLDITAYWIAAELPPAMRVLHHLHGGVGVDETYPLHKYSSTAKDLARLLGGASYRLDLVGARCSSI, encoded by the coding sequence GTGGACTTCGCACGTGACGAGACACAGGAGGAAATCGCCGGTGTGGCGGCCGGTCTCCTGAAACGCGGCCTCACCGACGACGCGTTGTGGGCCGCGCTGGCCGACGCCGACCTGCTCTCGCTCGCTCTGCCGGAGCGTCTCGGCGGGTCGGGCCTCGGGCTCGGCGAGGTCGCCACCGTGCTCACCGAGATCGGACGCGGAGCCGCGCAGACCCCGGCCCTGGCCACCCTCGGCCTGGGCGTGCTGCCGATCCTCGCGCTCGCCTCCGAACAGCAACAGGACGACCTGCTCGCCGGCGTCGCCGAAGGAGCCGTGCTCACGGCCGCGCTCGGCGAACCGGGGCGCGCCTTCCCGGAGCAACCGGCCGCCACGGCGGTCGCCACCGACGGGGGCCACGCGGTCACCGGTTCGTTCGTCGCCGTGCCCTACGCCGATCGGGCACGCGTGGTGCTGCTGCCCACCGACGCAGGCGTGGTCGCGGTGGCTCCCGACGCCGTGGGCATGACCCTGCGTTCGAGCCCCACCTCGACCGGCTCTCCCGAGTTCTCGGTGCGCGCCGACGGCCCCGTGGGTGTCCTGCTCGCCGAATCCGGCACCGACGCTGTGGCGATGCTCCACCGGATCGCGCTCGCCGCCGTGGCGGCCTTCGCCGACGGACTGCTCTCCGGGGCAACCGAACTCACGGCGAAGCACGTCAGCGAGCGGCACCAGTTCGGCAAGCCGCTCGCGACCTTCCAGGCCGTCGCACAGCAGATCGCCGACGTCTACGTCACCGCCCGCACCCTGCACGTCGCGGCGCTGTCGTCGGTCTGGCGCCTGGCCGAAGGTCTCGACGCCGCGGACGATCTCGACATCACCGCCTACTGGATCGCCGCCGAACTGCCGCCGGCCATGCGGGTGCTGCACCACCTGCACGGCGGCGTGGGTGTGGACGAGACCTATCCGCTGCACAAGTACTCGTCGACCGCCAAGGACCTCGCCCGGTTGCTCGGCGGCGCCTCGTACCGACTCGACCTC